In Roseomonas fluvialis, one genomic interval encodes:
- a CDS encoding AraC family transcriptional regulator ligand-binding domain-containing protein — protein MPPRLLPAAAHSGADRRRGDCQHAAGAAAAQRAGHRGRRDGRALRDLCGSTPEEVRLGHAAPVYAGFRRAFGIPCVFDAEQTALVRSAETLAAPVWTADPVLPKRSSRIRSRATGRGASPAWRSRPGAC, from the coding sequence GTGCCTCCCCGCCTGCTTCCAGCAGCAGCACACAGCGGCGCAGATCGGCGGAGAGGCGATTGCCAGCACGCAGCCGGCGCTGCCGCTGCGCAGCGTGCTGGCCATCGTGGACGGCGCGACGGGCGTGCGCTGCGCGACCTCTGCGGCAGCACGCCCGAAGAAGTGCGTCTCGGCCATGCAGCGCCGGTCTATGCCGGCTTCCGCCGGGCCTTCGGCATCCCCTGCGTCTTCGATGCCGAGCAGACCGCGCTGGTGCGCTCCGCGGAGACTTTGGCCGCGCCGGTATGGACCGCCGATCCTGTGCTGCCGAAGAGATCCAGCAGAATCAGGTCGCGGGCTACTGGGCGCGGAGCCAGCCCAGCATGGCGGAGCAGACCCGGCGCCTGCTGA
- a CDS encoding helix-turn-helix domain-containing protein yields MPFATQDLVRPANAASTACDTQARSRHLVFDDPELHAASIQNAQVRPIFREGGKFRSCLTLVRLPQIHMSAGEENLRRIVRACYAPDRIYFRLKRADEPTEVVDGREEVPQTVTVNQRGRPVIHYSSGLTRWRSISMSATELAARAALVLGRDLDALLRDAVVLHPAVDAFTRLSALQSDALRIAREAPDVLAHPTAAAALDVQLSEAVLAMLGDGTAVSDSAAQRRGHTIMRRADDFIEANATVPVSRTDLCRAAGSSARTLDMLFQERFGCSMQTYLRSRRLWMARRALIAGDPLHQTVTDIALGCGFWELGRFAVAYRHAFGERPSETLRRAAYGTSAAPTVFAQTA; encoded by the coding sequence ATGCCTTTCGCAACGCAGGATCTCGTTCGCCCGGCGAACGCGGCTTCGACCGCCTGCGACACGCAAGCCCGCTCCCGTCACCTCGTCTTCGATGACCCGGAGCTCCACGCGGCGTCTATCCAGAATGCGCAGGTTCGGCCGATCTTCCGCGAAGGGGGAAAGTTCCGCAGCTGCTTGACGCTGGTCCGGCTTCCGCAGATCCACATGTCGGCCGGCGAGGAGAACCTCAGGCGCATCGTGCGCGCCTGCTACGCGCCCGACCGGATCTACTTCCGACTGAAGCGTGCGGACGAACCGACCGAGGTCGTCGACGGGCGGGAAGAAGTGCCCCAGACCGTGACGGTCAACCAGCGTGGGCGGCCGGTCATCCACTACTCGAGCGGGCTGACGCGATGGCGCAGCATCTCCATGTCGGCCACGGAGCTGGCGGCCCGCGCGGCGCTTGTCCTGGGGCGGGACCTGGATGCGCTCCTGCGCGACGCCGTTGTCCTGCATCCCGCCGTCGACGCCTTCACCAGGCTCTCCGCGCTGCAGAGCGATGCGCTGCGCATCGCGCGGGAGGCGCCGGACGTGCTCGCGCATCCCACCGCGGCCGCCGCGCTCGATGTGCAGTTGAGCGAGGCCGTGCTCGCGATGCTCGGCGATGGAACGGCCGTGTCCGACAGTGCTGCCCAGCGGCGTGGACACACGATCATGCGGCGCGCGGATGACTTCATCGAGGCCAATGCCACGGTGCCGGTCAGCAGGACGGATCTGTGCCGTGCCGCCGGCAGCTCGGCCCGCACGCTCGACATGCTGTTCCAGGAACGCTTCGGCTGCTCGATGCAGACCTATCTCCGGTCGCGGCGGCTCTGGATGGCGCGCCGGGCGCTCATTGCCGGGGATCCACTCCATCAGACCGTCACGGATATCGCGTTGGGCTGCGGCTTCTGGGAACTGGGCCGCTTCGCCGTTGCCTACCGGCATGCCTTCGGCGAACGCCCATCCGAGACGCTGCGTCGCGCTGCATACGGAACGAGCGCTGCCCCCACCGTTTTTGCGCAAACTGCATAG
- a CDS encoding tetratricopeptide repeat protein, with translation MLPEDGRRPAGWPRLLLACLGIAAAIAVPLASALLLAGGAPVVAGERARPGFVGSGTCASCHTPETVAWRDSDHARAMAAATPSTVLGDFSGQTVTDGRHSATFLRDGDRFVIRTDGPGGAIADFPVSETFGADPLQQYLVQFPDGRRQPLPWAWDSRPRADGGQRWYHLMAEAPLRAGDPLHWTGRDQTWNFMCASCHSTGLERGYDATTDRYDTTWTEVSVGCESCHGPGAAHVAWAQAGARADVAHRGLSVRLRDASGGAWRIAADDPRGIARWEGPPRQAAAAQVETCAPCHSRARPIVADPLPGARFLDTHAPMLLRQGEYHADGQIQGEVFEWGSFAQSRMQRAGVTCSDCHDPHSGRLRAEGNAVCAQCHLPARFDTAAHHHHTPGTPGTQCVSCHMPAVTYMGVDRRRDHAFSIPRPDVAAAVGAPDTCTSCHAGATQDWAATQLAAWHGVPRGGPHPALAIQAGRTGARGADQALSRLALDRAYPAILRATALSLLPSPPTRPVGEAVGGALFDPEPLVRAAALRALDALPPQNRVHATRLLADEVRLVRIEAARALAPVPLGTMPEAARPAFARAWEELLASERVAAERPEAHVNIAGLLLQRGDQAGAEAAFRAALARDPAFLPALVNQAAFEEARGRADAAETLLRRAVAAHTADPEPLYALALLQVRRGRIAEAITMLDATARLAPDQPRYAYTHALALHRQGRVDDALAVLSRHPRHRASLIAAATFERDRGRVVEAQRHARAALAMDPNDRDAAALVAEIERRLQR, from the coding sequence ATGTTGCCTGAGGACGGCCGTCGACCGGCGGGCTGGCCGCGCCTCCTGCTCGCGTGCCTCGGCATTGCCGCCGCGATCGCTGTTCCGTTGGCGAGCGCCCTGCTGCTCGCTGGCGGCGCACCTGTGGTGGCGGGGGAACGCGCGCGGCCGGGCTTCGTGGGATCAGGCACCTGCGCCAGTTGCCACACCCCCGAGACCGTTGCCTGGCGTGACAGCGACCACGCGCGCGCGATGGCCGCGGCGACCCCGTCCACGGTGCTCGGCGATTTCTCCGGCCAGACCGTGACCGATGGCCGCCACAGCGCCACCTTCCTGCGCGACGGCGACCGCTTCGTCATCCGCACCGACGGCCCGGGCGGCGCGATCGCGGATTTTCCGGTGAGCGAGACCTTCGGCGCCGACCCGCTGCAGCAATACCTGGTGCAGTTCCCCGATGGCCGGCGCCAGCCCCTGCCCTGGGCCTGGGACAGCCGCCCGCGCGCGGATGGCGGCCAGCGCTGGTATCACCTGATGGCCGAGGCGCCGCTGCGCGCCGGCGACCCGCTGCATTGGACCGGGCGGGACCAGACCTGGAACTTCATGTGCGCGTCCTGCCATTCGACAGGGCTCGAGCGCGGCTACGACGCGACGACGGACCGCTACGACACCACCTGGACCGAGGTCAGCGTCGGCTGCGAATCGTGCCACGGGCCCGGGGCGGCGCATGTCGCCTGGGCGCAGGCCGGCGCGCGCGCCGATGTGGCGCATCGCGGCCTGTCGGTCCGGCTGCGCGATGCCTCGGGCGGTGCATGGCGCATCGCCGCCGACGACCCCCGCGGCATCGCCCGCTGGGAGGGGCCACCGCGCCAGGCCGCCGCCGCGCAGGTCGAGACCTGCGCGCCATGCCATTCCCGCGCGCGGCCCATCGTGGCCGACCCGCTGCCCGGCGCGCGCTTCCTCGACACCCACGCGCCGATGCTGCTGCGCCAGGGCGAATACCATGCCGATGGCCAGATCCAGGGCGAGGTCTTCGAATGGGGATCCTTCGCGCAAAGCCGCATGCAGCGCGCCGGCGTCACGTGCAGCGACTGCCACGACCCGCATAGCGGCCGGCTGCGCGCCGAGGGCAATGCCGTCTGCGCGCAATGCCACCTGCCCGCACGTTTCGACACCGCCGCGCACCATCACCACACGCCGGGCACGCCGGGTACGCAATGCGTGTCCTGCCACATGCCGGCGGTGACCTACATGGGCGTCGATCGCCGTCGCGACCACGCCTTCAGCATCCCAAGGCCCGATGTGGCGGCGGCAGTCGGGGCGCCGGATACCTGCACGTCCTGCCATGCCGGCGCGACGCAAGACTGGGCGGCGACCCAACTGGCCGCCTGGCATGGGGTGCCGCGCGGTGGCCCGCATCCGGCGCTGGCGATCCAGGCCGGGCGCACCGGCGCGCGCGGCGCCGACCAGGCGCTGTCGCGCCTCGCGCTCGACCGCGCATACCCGGCCATCCTGCGCGCCACGGCGCTGTCCCTGTTGCCCAGCCCGCCGACCCGCCCGGTGGGCGAAGCCGTCGGCGGGGCGCTATTCGACCCCGAACCCCTGGTGCGCGCGGCGGCGTTACGCGCGCTTGATGCCTTGCCGCCACAGAACAGGGTTCACGCGACGCGCCTGCTCGCCGATGAGGTGCGCCTGGTGCGCATCGAGGCGGCGCGCGCCTTGGCGCCGGTACCGCTCGGCACCATGCCCGAGGCAGCGCGCCCCGCCTTCGCCCGCGCCTGGGAGGAACTGCTCGCGAGCGAGCGTGTCGCGGCGGAACGGCCCGAGGCCCATGTGAACATCGCCGGGCTGCTCCTGCAGCGCGGTGACCAGGCGGGCGCCGAGGCGGCGTTTCGCGCGGCGCTTGCGCGCGACCCCGCGTTCCTGCCGGCACTGGTCAACCAGGCCGCCTTCGAGGAGGCTCGCGGCCGGGCGGATGCGGCGGAGACGCTACTGCGTCGTGCCGTCGCGGCGCATACGGCAGATCCCGAACCCCTCTATGCGCTCGCGCTGCTGCAGGTGCGGCGCGGTCGTATCGCCGAGGCGATCACGATGCTCGACGCGACGGCACGGTTGGCGCCGGATCAGCCGCGCTACGCATATACCCATGCGCTCGCGCTGCATCGCCAGGGCCGCGTGGATGATGCGCTTGCCGTGCTATCGCGGCATCCGCGCCATCGCGCGAGCCTGATCGCCGCTGCCACCTTCGAGCGTGACCGCGGCAGGGTCGTGGAAGCGCAGCGGCACGCAAGGGCCGCGCTCGCGATGGATCCCAACGATCGCGACGCTGCGGCGCTCGTGGCTGAGATCGAACGGCGCCTCCAGCGTTGA
- a CDS encoding arylsulfatase yields the protein MGFALLAATAMVLATGAGAAAQEIRGTPGAPSAVITPQGLQLPPPSPPFSGQILPNAIDSQPAWPPQVMPPQNAPNVLLILTDDVGFAAPSTFGGVIPTPTLDGVAAAGLRYTTFHTTALCSPTRAALLTGHNHHQVGFGNIGELSTGFPGYNSVIPRETATIGAILQANGYATAWFGKNHNVPAWEASAAGPFSNWPIGMGFDYFFGFVGGDTSQWQPGNLFRNTTPIHPYNGNPGFNLITAMADDAITYIRTQTEIAPNRPWFIHYAPGGTHAPHHPTREWVQRIEAMNLFNDGYEKLRERIFANQQRMGVIPANAQLTPWPDDVPRWDSLSDVEKRLFIRQANVYAAYLAYTDAEIGRVIAEVERLGQRDNTLIIYISGDNGSSAEGSLNGTPNEVMYFNGVALTAEQQMRWYDVWGTDQTYNHMAVGWTWAFGTPYRWTKQVASHFGGTRNGMAVAWPRGIAERGGTRTQFHHVVDIVPTILEAAGIPAPQSVNGITQRPMAGTSMAYTFPAAAANAPSRRRTQYFEILGNQGIYHDGWFANTTPPAPPWNSLAPRPTDVANGLQWELYNMAEDPTQMRSVAPQFPDRLRMMREIFAMEATRNQVYPLDMSTLTRMIDPRPGPAAGRRQFVYTGPSCCTQANAAPNILNRSYRITAEIEVPAAGANGVLVTQGGRFGGWGLYLKDGKPVFTLNLLNLERVRWEAPAALPPGRHTIVFDFALNPQGPIPFGHGGTGTLSVNGTQAAQRAIPRGVPFTYAWDETFDVGFDTGTGVDDQDYQVPFAFTGRIGRIVVDLGEGSVTPQAVRAFAEEMAARARAAERPAPGAAPAAPAATPPARRN from the coding sequence ATGGGTTTCGCGCTGCTTGCGGCGACGGCCATGGTGCTGGCCACGGGCGCGGGCGCTGCGGCACAGGAGATCCGTGGCACGCCCGGCGCGCCCAGTGCGGTGATCACGCCCCAGGGGCTGCAACTGCCGCCACCTTCGCCGCCCTTCTCCGGCCAGATCCTGCCCAACGCGATCGACAGTCAGCCGGCCTGGCCACCGCAGGTCATGCCGCCGCAGAACGCGCCCAACGTACTGCTGATCCTGACCGACGATGTCGGCTTCGCAGCCCCCTCCACCTTTGGCGGCGTGATCCCCACCCCCACGCTCGATGGCGTGGCGGCGGCGGGGCTGCGCTACACCACCTTCCACACGACCGCGCTGTGCTCGCCCACGCGTGCCGCGCTGCTGACCGGGCACAACCACCACCAGGTCGGCTTCGGCAATATCGGCGAGCTGTCGACCGGCTTCCCCGGCTACAATTCGGTCATCCCGCGCGAGACGGCGACGATCGGCGCCATCCTTCAGGCGAACGGCTACGCCACCGCCTGGTTCGGCAAGAACCACAACGTGCCGGCCTGGGAAGCTTCCGCCGCAGGGCCGTTCAGCAACTGGCCAATCGGCATGGGGTTCGACTACTTCTTCGGCTTCGTCGGCGGCGACACCAGCCAGTGGCAGCCGGGCAACCTGTTCCGCAACACCACGCCGATCCACCCCTACAACGGCAACCCGGGCTTCAACCTGATCACCGCGATGGCCGACGACGCCATCACCTATATCCGCACCCAGACCGAGATCGCGCCGAACCGGCCGTGGTTCATCCACTACGCGCCCGGCGGCACCCATGCGCCGCACCACCCGACCCGCGAATGGGTGCAGCGCATCGAGGCGATGAACCTGTTCAACGACGGCTACGAGAAGCTGCGTGAACGCATCTTCGCCAACCAGCAGCGCATGGGCGTGATCCCGGCGAATGCGCAGCTGACGCCCTGGCCCGACGACGTGCCGCGCTGGGACAGCCTGTCGGATGTCGAGAAGCGGCTGTTCATCCGCCAGGCCAATGTCTACGCGGCCTACCTGGCCTACACCGATGCCGAGATCGGCCGCGTCATCGCCGAGGTCGAGCGCCTCGGCCAGCGCGACAACACGCTGATCATCTACATCAGCGGCGACAACGGCAGCAGCGCCGAGGGCTCGCTGAACGGCACGCCGAACGAGGTGATGTACTTCAACGGCGTGGCGCTGACCGCCGAACAGCAGATGCGCTGGTACGACGTCTGGGGCACCGACCAGACCTACAACCACATGGCGGTGGGCTGGACCTGGGCGTTTGGCACGCCTTATCGCTGGACCAAGCAGGTGGCGTCGCATTTCGGCGGCACCCGCAACGGCATGGCGGTGGCTTGGCCGCGCGGCATCGCCGAACGCGGCGGCACGCGTACCCAGTTCCACCACGTGGTCGACATCGTGCCCACCATCCTCGAGGCGGCCGGCATCCCGGCGCCGCAGAGCGTCAACGGCATCACGCAGCGGCCGATGGCCGGCACCTCGATGGCCTATACCTTCCCCGCGGCCGCGGCCAATGCGCCGTCCCGCCGCCGGACGCAGTACTTCGAGATCCTGGGCAACCAGGGCATCTATCATGATGGCTGGTTCGCCAACACGACACCGCCTGCACCGCCGTGGAACTCCCTGGCGCCGCGCCCGACCGACGTCGCGAACGGGCTCCAGTGGGAACTCTACAACATGGCGGAGGACCCCACGCAGATGCGCAGCGTGGCGCCGCAATTCCCCGACCGGCTGCGCATGATGCGCGAGATCTTCGCGATGGAGGCCACGCGCAACCAGGTCTATCCGCTCGACATGTCGACGCTGACGCGGATGATCGACCCGCGTCCGGGTCCCGCCGCCGGTCGCCGGCAATTCGTCTACACCGGCCCGTCCTGCTGCACCCAGGCCAATGCGGCGCCGAACATCCTCAATCGGTCCTACCGCATCACGGCGGAGATCGAGGTTCCCGCCGCCGGTGCCAATGGCGTGCTGGTCACGCAGGGCGGCCGCTTCGGTGGCTGGGGCCTGTATCTGAAGGACGGCAAGCCGGTCTTTACCCTGAACCTGCTGAACCTGGAGCGGGTGCGCTGGGAAGCGCCGGCGGCGCTGCCGCCCGGGCGCCACACCATCGTCTTCGACTTCGCGCTGAACCCGCAGGGGCCGATCCCCTTCGGCCATGGCGGCACCGGCACGCTCTCGGTCAACGGCACGCAGGCCGCGCAGCGCGCGATCCCTCGCGGCGTGCCCTTCACCTACGCCTGGGACGAGACCTTCGATGTCGGCTTCGACACCGGCACCGGGGTGGATGACCAGGACTACCAGGTGCCCTTCGCCTTCACGGGGCGCATCGGCCGCATCGTGGTGGACCTGGGTGAAGGCTCGGTGACGCCGCAGGCCGTGCGCGCCTTCGCCGAGGAAATGGCGGCCCGCGCCCGTGCGGCCGAGCGGCCCGCGCCGGGCGCGGCACCGGCCGCGCCGGCGGCCACGCCTCCGGCCCGCCGCAACTAG
- a CDS encoding GntR family transcriptional regulator has translation MPRARKPLRSLRERALATIRERILDLTYPPGSLLSENQLADELKISRTPVREALRELAATGLVRILPQRGVEVSEPSVEDIIEVYQLREQLECFAARLAAEHLTPADADTLTADHADALAHLAAGRLQDAYAASVRLHEHVIALTRNARLARFMRQLGDQVHRFGLITLRQGRAPRALEEHGRIIEAILARDGAAAETLMRAHLHADRDIALQAILPTGSRG, from the coding sequence ATGCCGCGCGCGCGTAAGCCGCTACGGAGCCTGCGGGAACGCGCGCTTGCCACCATCCGCGAGCGAATCCTGGATCTGACCTACCCCCCCGGCAGCCTGCTGTCGGAGAACCAGCTCGCCGACGAGCTGAAGATCAGCCGGACGCCGGTGCGCGAGGCGTTGCGGGAACTGGCCGCGACCGGCCTGGTACGCATCCTGCCCCAACGGGGTGTCGAGGTGTCCGAGCCCTCGGTCGAGGACATCATCGAGGTCTATCAGCTGCGCGAGCAGCTTGAATGCTTCGCGGCTCGCCTGGCCGCCGAACACCTGACGCCGGCCGATGCCGATACGCTCACGGCGGACCATGCCGATGCGTTGGCGCATCTTGCCGCGGGGCGGCTGCAGGACGCCTATGCCGCATCGGTCCGACTGCATGAGCATGTGATCGCGCTTACGCGGAATGCCCGGCTGGCCCGCTTCATGCGCCAGCTCGGCGACCAGGTTCATCGCTTCGGGCTCATCACTCTGCGGCAGGGTCGCGCCCCACGCGCGCTTGAGGAACACGGGCGGATCATCGAAGCCATCCTGGCCAGGGATGGCGCCGCAGCCGAGACGCTGATGCGCGCGCACCTGCACGCCGACCGCGACATCGCGCTGCAGGCAATCCTGCCGACCGGTTCACGGGGTTAG
- a CDS encoding helix-turn-helix domain-containing protein — MELIATELGIGTRTLNRRLQGEGTSFRRVLDQARHEMACQLLGTTRMAVTEIGTALGYATPPGFVRTFRRSAGLPAREWRRTQDRTQTV; from the coding sequence CTGGAACTGATCGCGACCGAACTCGGCATCGGCACGCGCACGTTGAATAGGCGGCTGCAGGGGGAGGGCACGAGCTTCCGTCGCGTACTCGATCAGGCGCGCCACGAGATGGCGTGCCAACTGCTGGGCACGACACGGATGGCGGTCACGGAGATCGGAACGGCCCTGGGCTACGCCACGCCGCCGGGCTTCGTGCGCACCTTCAGGCGCTCGGCGGGGCTGCCGGCACGAGAATGGCGGCGGACGCAAGACAGAACGCAAACGGTATAG
- a CDS encoding helix-turn-helix domain-containing protein, translating to MLKTIGGQAAAGVRRYHDHDAFAAALLGGDVEYLPVPGQPFEATLRVLQVGDVVVQHAADSAHVTRAAIQPGLSALIVPLSCDGLMPAANGMEIGARNAILVPGGMEFIVACPGPQVWGALAVPTAVAEELADLQSRRHRGAMPGVLDMTPEIMGELAGAFDAAGRLAQEAPDVLAMPGCAVGLAASLKELVATALAPGLGSDPRGRAQREATRVVHAADEYLRCNLGRPIYRDELCAVVGVSRRKLHDAFVAVVGMTPPAYLKVRRLVLARRALRAGNGGERLVKSVALSHGFWHLGYFAKDYRALFGELPSQTVAATNLR from the coding sequence ATGCTGAAGACGATTGGCGGCCAGGCGGCGGCCGGTGTTCGTCGATACCACGATCACGATGCCTTCGCCGCCGCGCTGCTCGGCGGGGATGTCGAGTATCTCCCGGTGCCTGGGCAGCCCTTCGAGGCAACCCTGCGCGTGCTGCAGGTGGGCGATGTCGTGGTGCAGCACGCGGCGGATTCGGCGCATGTTACGCGCGCGGCCATCCAGCCCGGACTGTCCGCGCTGATTGTGCCCTTGAGCTGCGATGGCCTGATGCCCGCCGCGAACGGCATGGAGATCGGCGCACGCAACGCGATACTGGTGCCCGGCGGCATGGAGTTCATCGTGGCCTGCCCGGGCCCACAGGTCTGGGGGGCCCTGGCGGTGCCGACCGCCGTGGCGGAGGAACTGGCCGATCTCCAGAGCCGCCGGCATCGCGGCGCCATGCCCGGCGTGCTCGACATGACGCCCGAGATCATGGGCGAACTGGCGGGCGCATTCGATGCTGCGGGCCGGCTGGCGCAGGAAGCGCCCGACGTACTCGCCATGCCCGGTTGCGCGGTGGGACTCGCCGCATCGCTGAAGGAACTGGTGGCGACGGCCCTGGCGCCGGGCCTTGGAAGCGACCCGCGTGGGCGCGCCCAGCGCGAGGCGACACGGGTGGTGCACGCCGCCGACGAATACCTGCGATGCAACCTCGGCCGCCCGATCTATCGGGACGAACTCTGCGCGGTGGTCGGCGTCTCGCGCCGCAAGCTGCACGACGCCTTCGTCGCGGTGGTCGGCATGACCCCGCCCGCCTACCTCAAGGTCCGCCGCCTTGTGCTGGCGCGCAGGGCACTTCGCGCCGGCAATGGCGGAGAGCGCCTCGTGAAGTCGGTCGCGCTCTCGCACGGCTTCTGGCACCTCGGCTACTTCGCCAAGGACTACCGCGCGCTGTTCGGCGAGTTACCATCGCAGACCGTTGCGGCGACGAATCTTCGATAA
- a CDS encoding alpha/beta fold hydrolase yields MIEDRRIELQPGLVFDVSVAGAADSPLVLLLHGFAVSRHLYDAQLPALAAAGLLAVAPNQRGYSPGARPDPAHFANYDIELLISDAMALATAMGHGDRRFHLVGHDWGGSLAWDIASRFPERLASLTMLSRPHPAAFAKALLEDPEQPERSKHHKAFQDPGAAETLLANDAAWIRVRHAANGVPPSATARHLTVLGSPPAMEAALAWYRARGKVYRQIGPVRVPTLFIWGDADDTVGRMAAEGTAEFVAAPYRFEVLRGGGHYAPDQMPDRVSALMIEHVTKHPA; encoded by the coding sequence GTGATCGAGGATCGCCGCATCGAGCTTCAGCCCGGGCTGGTGTTCGACGTCTCCGTGGCCGGGGCAGCCGATTCGCCCCTGGTGCTTCTGCTGCACGGCTTCGCGGTTTCGCGCCATCTCTATGACGCGCAGCTGCCGGCGCTGGCAGCCGCGGGGCTATTGGCGGTTGCGCCCAACCAGCGGGGCTATTCGCCTGGCGCACGCCCCGATCCAGCGCACTTCGCCAACTACGACATCGAGTTGCTGATCAGCGATGCCATGGCCCTGGCAACGGCGATGGGTCACGGCGATCGCCGCTTTCACCTTGTCGGGCATGACTGGGGCGGCAGCCTCGCCTGGGACATTGCCTCCCGTTTTCCCGAACGGCTGGCATCACTGACGATGCTGTCGCGACCGCATCCCGCAGCCTTCGCGAAGGCGTTGCTTGAGGACCCGGAGCAGCCGGAACGCTCGAAGCATCACAAGGCCTTCCAGGACCCTGGTGCCGCTGAGACCCTGCTCGCCAACGACGCCGCGTGGATCCGCGTGCGTCATGCGGCGAATGGTGTGCCGCCGTCGGCGACCGCGAGGCATCTGACGGTCCTGGGCTCTCCGCCGGCCATGGAAGCCGCCCTGGCCTGGTACCGTGCGCGAGGGAAGGTCTATCGCCAGATCGGTCCGGTCCGGGTACCGACCCTATTCATCTGGGGCGATGCAGACGACACCGTCGGGCGCATGGCCGCTGAAGGCACAGCTGAGTTCGTGGCCGCGCCCTACCGCTTCGAGGTGTTGCGGGGCGGCGGTCACTACGCACCCGACCAGATGCCGGACCGGGTGTCCGCGTTGATGATCGAGCACGTCACCAAGCACCCCGCCTGA
- a CDS encoding dihydroorotase, whose product MSCDLLLAGATVVLPGASEPVACDIAVTDGRIAALLAPSTDLAARERVSLSGLVVLPGAIDAHLHLGHGKDISRPRVPGDADQESAAAAAGGITCFIPYLMATEPFGTLLGDVIAVTEAGARIDFGYHPIISTEAQLAEVEACIRDWGAPSFKIFMNNRGGEGRRLGLPDIDDGFLLRLCEAAAAHGGMVCPHPETIEMAWVLRERVMRDDPEGIGGLASWNATRPPFVEADAVQRAAYVARISGAPLYVVHTSSAEALHAALRQRAAGARVFVETCPHYLTHDITWPAGAIGKINPPLREPSDREALWRGLLDGSIDTVATDHVHRDITSKDGGIWAASPGCPGMETMLPILLSEGHAKRGLSLPRIAALTASNPAHAMGLEHAKGAIAPGMDADFAIVDPAARWTVTREGVRSSAGYSIYEGWDLTGRVVHTLVRGRFVLREGLLDDAAVATGRYVRRRIRHAARA is encoded by the coding sequence ATGTCCTGCGACCTGCTCCTGGCCGGCGCGACCGTCGTGCTGCCCGGCGCCTCGGAGCCCGTGGCCTGCGACATCGCCGTGACCGATGGCCGCATTGCCGCGCTGCTGGCGCCAAGCACGGACCTGGCGGCGCGCGAACGCGTGTCGCTCAGCGGCCTCGTGGTGCTGCCGGGCGCCATCGACGCGCATCTGCATCTCGGCCACGGCAAGGACATCTCGCGCCCGCGCGTACCGGGCGACGCCGACCAGGAGAGCGCGGCCGCAGCCGCCGGTGGCATCACCTGCTTCATCCCCTACCTGATGGCGACCGAGCCCTTCGGCACGCTCCTCGGCGACGTGATCGCGGTGACCGAAGCGGGGGCGCGGATCGACTTCGGCTACCACCCGATCATCTCGACCGAGGCGCAACTCGCGGAGGTCGAGGCCTGCATCCGCGACTGGGGGGCGCCGAGCTTCAAGATCTTCATGAACAACCGTGGCGGCGAGGGAAGGCGCCTCGGCCTGCCCGACATCGACGACGGCTTCCTGCTCCGCCTCTGCGAGGCCGCCGCCGCGCATGGTGGCATGGTCTGCCCGCACCCAGAGACGATCGAGATGGCCTGGGTGCTGCGCGAACGCGTCATGCGCGACGATCCGGAAGGCATCGGCGGTCTGGCAAGCTGGAACGCGACGCGCCCGCCCTTCGTCGAAGCCGATGCCGTGCAGCGCGCAGCCTATGTCGCGCGGATTTCCGGCGCGCCGCTCTATGTCGTGCACACCTCCTCGGCCGAGGCGCTCCATGCCGCGCTGCGCCAGCGCGCCGCCGGCGCCCGCGTCTTTGTCGAGACCTGTCCGCACTACCTGACGCACGACATCACCTGGCCGGCCGGCGCGATCGGCAAGATCAATCCCCCACTGCGCGAGCCTTCGGACCGGGAAGCGCTGTGGCGCGGACTGCTCGACGGCAGCATCGACACCGTCGCGACCGACCACGTGCACCGCGACATCACCTCGAAGGACGGTGGCATCTGGGCGGCATCGCCCGGCTGTCCCGGCATGGAGACCATGCTGCCGATCCTGCTCAGCGAGGGACATGCGAAGCGCGGCCTGAGCCTGCCGCGCATCGCGGCGTTGACCGCCAGCAATCCGGCGCACGCCATGGGCCTTGAGCATGCGAAGGGAGCGATCGCACCCGGGATGGACGCGGATTTCGCGATCGTGGATCCCGCGGCGCGCTGGACCGTGACACGGGAAGGCGTGCGAAGCTCGGCCGGCTATTCGATCTACGAGGGCTGGGACCTGACCGGACGCGTCGTGCATACGCTCGTGCGGGGCCGCTTCGTCCTGCGCGAGGGGCTGCTCGACGACGCTGCCGTCGCGACCGGGCGATACGTGCGTCGCAGGATCCGCCATGCCGCGCGCGCGTAA